One Rosa chinensis cultivar Old Blush chromosome 3, RchiOBHm-V2, whole genome shotgun sequence DNA window includes the following coding sequences:
- the LOC112194800 gene encoding putative protease Do-like 14, whose amino-acid sequence MSHFLRNVLMVNRNRHRILAIAAVGSAFLYAKGDENFNSSFSVSIPAPWRESLSLPRQNWPFGVVPLFSVAHGSGPSSDVSGFSVAPESPKPCCGCLGKDTIAKAAAKVGPAVVNISLQQGIYGVGVGKGIGSGTIIDEDGTILTCAHAVVDFHGLRASSKGKVGVTLQDGRTFEGTVVNADLQSDVAIVKINSKTPLPTAKLGTSSKLQPGDWVIAVGCPLSLQNTVTAGIVSCVDRKSSDLGLGGLRREYLQTDCAINPGNSGGPLVNMDGEVIGVNIMKVLAADGLSFAVPIDSIAKIMEHFRKNGRVVRPWLGLKMIDLNDMIISQLKDRDGSFPNIKRGILVPMVTPGSPAERAGFRPGDVVVEFDGKPVASITEITEIMGDRVGVPLKVVVKRAKDELVTLTVIAEESHTDM is encoded by the exons ATGAGTCATTTTCTG AGGAATGTTTTGATGGTAAACCGGAATCGACATCGGATTCTGGCCATTGCTGCCGTTGGTTCGGCTTTTTTGTATGCCAAAGGGGACGAGAATTTCA ATTCGTCATTCTCGGTGTCAATTCCTGCACCATGGCGTGAATCGTTATCACTGCCGAGGCAAAACTGGCCATTTG GAGTTGTACCATTATTTTCTGTTGCACATGGTTCGGGTCCTTCATCGGATGTATCTGGTTTCTCCGTAGCTCCAGAGAGCCCAAAGCCATGCTGTGGATGTTTGGGCAAAGATACAATTGCAAAGGCCGCTGCGAAGGTCGGTCCTGCTGTTGTCAATATATCTCTTCAACAGG GTATATATGGGGTTGGTGTTGGAAAGGGTATAGGCTCTGGAACTATAATCGATGAGGATGGCACGATCCTAACATGTGCTCATGCTGTGGTTGATTTTCACGGGCTGAGAGCTTCATCAAAGGGGAAG GTTGGTGTAACTTTGCAAGATGGTCGGACATTTGAGGGTACTGTGGTGAATGCAGATCTACAATCTGATGTTGCTATTGTGAAGATCAATTCTAAAACCCCCCTTCCAACAGCAAAGTTGGGCACCTCAAGCAAACTCCAACCTGGGGATTGGGTGATAGCAGTTGGCTGTCCACTTTCGCTTCAGAATACCGTCACAGCTGGCATTGTAAG TTGTGTCGACCGCAAAAGTAGTGATTTGGGTCTTGGTGGACTGCGGAGAGAGTACTTACAGACAGATTGCGCAATCAACCCG GGGAATTCTGGGGGACCTCTAGTAAATATGGATGGAGAAGTTATTGGTGTTAATATCATGAAAGTACTTGCTGCCGATGGATTGAGTTTTGCTGTACCGATTGACTCAATCGCCAAGATAATGGAGCACTTTAGAAAAAATGG GAGGGTTGTTCGGCCTTGGCTTGGACTGAAGATGATTGACCTAAATGATATGATAATTTCTCAGCTTAAAGACAGAGATGGTTCATTTCCAAATATAAAAAGAGGGATTCTCGTACCTATG GTAACTCCTGGGTCACCTGCTGAGCGTGCTGGGTTTCGTCCCGGTGATGTTGTTGTCGAATTTGATGGAAAGCCTGTTGCAAGCATCACAGAG
- the LOC112194801 gene encoding histone H2A.1 — MESAKVTRGAGGRKGGDRKKSVSKSVKAGLQFPVGRIARFLKKGRYAQRTGSGAPIYLAAVLEYLAAEVLELAGNAARDNKKTRINPRHVQLAVRNDEELGKLLAGVTIASGGVLPNINPVLLPKKTSGSEASDKATKSPKSPKKAA, encoded by the exons ATGGAATCCGCAAAGGTCACCAGAGGCGCCGGAGGACGAAAGGGCGGCGACCGCAAGAAGTCGGTCTCCAAGTCCGTCAAGGCCGGCCTCCAATTCCCCGTCGGCCGTATCGCCCGGTTCTTGAAAAAGGGCCGCTACGCCCAGCGAACCGGGTCCGGCGCCCCGATCTACCTCGCCGCCGTGCTCGAATACCTCGCCGCTGAG GTGCTGGAGCTGGCCGGGAACGCGGCACGTGACAACAAGAAGACTCGGATCAACCCGAGGCACGTGCAATTGGCGGTGAGGAACGACGAGGAGCTGGGGAAGCTTTTGGCCGGAGTGACCATCGCCAGCGGCGGAGTGCTTCCGAACATTAACCCGGTCTTGCTTCCCAAGAAGACCTCAGGCTCTGAGGCCTCTGATAAGGCGACCAAGTCACCCAAATCTCCCAAGAAGGCTGCTTAA
- the LOC112193974 gene encoding F-box/FBD/LRR-repeat protein At1g13570 encodes MGLKMELDRLSSLPDDVTEKILERLPLKEAVRTSVLSRKWRYKSEMLQTLLFHNNCVSTQSHPTYSFANIVDHVLLLHKGPIHRFELSFNGKLATRDIDRWIFHLSRNPVVEQMILDNFEGDIYNIPSCLFSFQDIVYLELYRCLLNPPSTFKGFGSLKSLDLWSVTLAQHVFDNLIGCSPVLEILKLQRCDGFTNLKIDAPKLWFIYIIGAFEDFNLVGSSNLVDASFDLQVIVDQRGNCTSFGNLLKFFDHQLPHIRRLTIKRNFLKYLSIGALPEKLPKPCQYLNFLSLDMSFDNPDEISTVLCLLRGSPALKEPKILVDPEKDHAAVGEVGSCLYDNYNCAYTQLRFVEITKISGVKAQLDFIESLLLSSPVLERMTVQPASVDGFLKLVKDLLLFKRAEIMVLDP; translated from the exons ATGGGACTGAAAATGGAGTTGGATAGACTTAGCAGTTTACCAGATGATGTTACAGAAAAGATTTTGGAACGTTTGCCGCTTAAGGAGGCTGTAAGGACAAGTGTTTTATCCAGAAAGTGGAGGTACAAATCGGAAATGCTTCAAACTCTATTGTTTCATAATAACTGTGTTTCGACTCAAAGTCATCCAACCTACAGCTTTGCGAATATTGTTGATCATGTACTCTTACTCCATAAAGGTCCCATACACAGGTTCGAGCTTTCTTTCAATGGTAAGCTAGCCACTAGGGATATAGATCGATGGATTTTTCACCTATCCAGAAACCCTGTCGTCGAACAGATGATACTTGACAATTTTGAAGGGGACATCTACAACATTCCGtcatgtttgttttcttttcaagaTATCGTTTATTTAGAGTTATACAGGTGTTTGCTAAACCCTCCTTCCACATTCAAAGGCTTTGGCAGCTTGAAGAGCCTTGATCTTTGGTCTGTTACTTTGGCCCAACATGTGTTTGACAACTTGATTGGTTGCAGTCCTGTGCTTGAGATATTGAAATTGCAAAGATGTGATGGTTTCACCAATCTCAAGATTGATGCACCCAAGCTCTGGTTTATTTACATAATAGGGGCCTTTGAAGATTTTAACCTCGTGGGTTCCTCAAATCTTGTGGATGCTTCCTTTGATTTGCAGGTCATTGTTGATCAAAGAGGGAATTGTACTAGTTTTGGGAATTTGCTTAAGTTTTTTGATCACCAGCTGCCTCATATTCGAAGGCTCACAATAAAGAGGAACTTTCTAAAA TACTTGTCTATTGGTGCCTTGCCAGAGAAGCTCCCTAAACCGTGCCAATatctcaattttctttctttagacATGAGCTTTGACAATCCGGATGAAATTTCAACTGTCTTATGCCTTCTGAGAGGCTCTCCTGCTCTAAAagaaccgaaaattttg GTGGACCCTGAAAAGGATCACGCTGCTGTGGGAGAAGTGGGATCTTGTTTATATGACAACTACAACTGTGCATACACTCAACTGCGGTTTGTGGAAATAACCAAGATCTCTGGTGTAAAAGCTCAACTAGATTTCATCGAATCTCTGCTTCTAAGTTCACCTGTGCTTGAGAGAATGACTGTTCAACCTGCTTCTGTCGATGGTTTTTTGAAGCTAGTAAAAGATTTACTTCTGTTTAAGCGTGCAGAGATAATGGTTTTGGACCCATAA